From the Paenibacillus sp. FSL H8-0548 genome, one window contains:
- the helD gene encoding RNA polymerase recycling motor HelD — protein sequence MEANDWRQEQERLEWVRNRLQARITELEPEVAGLHDQATDIRKRFWEEVTINTSTYEDFEETFYTINQQSAILAERERGHKLLMQQWKSMNRLLPSPYFGRIDFQEDGLSLNEQIYVGVSSFADEDGLNFLIYDWRSPIASLYYDYSPGLASYVTPAGKIEGTMELKRQFQIQNGQIRNMFDANETIGDELLQQVLGKGADSQMKSIVATIQKEQNAIIRNDKSRMLIVQGAAGSGKTSAALQRVAYLLYKHRQTIKADQIVLFSPNPMFTSYISTVLPELGEENMQQTTFQEYLDYWLGSSLRLEDSFDQIEYVLTAQGTPGYEARLQGIEYKASEAFLQALQNYGIWLGREGMRFNGIRFRDRDLITAERMRAKFYGYDRSLPLLNRVLLLQEWLLNELASLERLEREAPWVQEELNYLDTEQYAEVFDMLHKDREVFDVAEQFAAVREKMNNKRREDEGDFDFALREEDLLCRRIVKESFKPLRKSIKKFSFVDVKGIYGQLFEGEAAYQEKTNGAVIPPLWLEICRQTKEVLLRNELFYEDATPYLYVKELIEGVRTNTEIRYVFVDEGQDYSSFQYEYLKKLFPRARMTVLGDSGQAIFMQSTSLAVSDSPLVRLFGEADTSLVCLVRSYRSTREIVEFTKLMLPDGEEIAPFDRGGQKPILARLDGGEKRDTQILADITALMAEGFDSIAVITKTAAESREAHESLRIHGGEALRLITKETLGFEKGVMVIPVYLAKGVEFDAVLVYDASPEAYGRDNERKLLYTACTRAMHRLHLYTTGDWSPFVQALPENLYEKAPY from the coding sequence ATGGAAGCGAATGATTGGCGGCAGGAGCAGGAGCGGCTGGAATGGGTCAGGAACAGGCTGCAGGCAAGAATCACTGAACTGGAGCCGGAGGTTGCCGGTTTGCACGATCAAGCGACGGACATCCGCAAGCGATTTTGGGAAGAAGTTACGATCAATACAAGTACGTACGAAGATTTCGAAGAGACCTTCTACACGATTAATCAGCAATCCGCGATATTGGCCGAGCGGGAGCGCGGCCACAAGCTATTGATGCAGCAATGGAAAAGCATGAACCGTCTACTCCCATCTCCTTATTTCGGACGCATCGACTTTCAGGAAGATGGCCTGAGTCTCAACGAGCAGATCTATGTCGGAGTATCTTCCTTCGCCGACGAGGACGGGTTAAACTTTTTGATCTATGACTGGCGCTCACCAATCGCTAGCCTGTACTATGACTACTCCCCCGGCCTAGCGTCTTATGTCACGCCGGCCGGAAAAATCGAAGGGACGATGGAGCTCAAACGGCAGTTTCAGATTCAAAACGGGCAAATCCGCAATATGTTTGACGCGAACGAAACGATTGGAGACGAATTGCTGCAGCAAGTGCTCGGAAAAGGTGCGGACTCGCAAATGAAGAGTATCGTAGCAACTATCCAGAAGGAACAAAACGCCATTATCCGCAATGACAAAAGCCGCATGCTAATCGTACAAGGGGCAGCCGGCAGCGGCAAAACTTCAGCGGCATTACAGCGGGTGGCGTACTTGCTGTACAAACACCGCCAGACGATCAAGGCTGATCAAATCGTTCTTTTCTCGCCGAATCCGATGTTTACCAGTTATATTTCCACCGTCCTTCCGGAGCTCGGTGAAGAGAATATGCAGCAAACGACTTTTCAGGAATATCTCGACTATTGGCTCGGTTCCTCGTTACGGCTGGAGGATTCCTTTGATCAGATCGAATATGTACTGACCGCACAAGGAACACCGGGGTATGAGGCTCGTCTTCAGGGGATCGAGTATAAAGCTTCAGAGGCATTCCTTCAAGCCCTGCAGAACTATGGCATATGGTTGGGACGGGAAGGCATGCGATTTAACGGTATTCGGTTTCGGGACCGCGATTTGATTACCGCAGAGCGAATGAGAGCGAAATTTTACGGTTATGACCGTTCCTTGCCGTTGCTCAATCGTGTCCTTCTCTTGCAGGAATGGCTGCTGAATGAACTAGCTTCGCTGGAACGCCTGGAACGGGAAGCGCCTTGGGTGCAGGAAGAGTTGAATTACCTCGACACCGAGCAGTACGCGGAAGTTTTCGACATGCTGCATAAAGATAGGGAAGTATTCGACGTTGCGGAACAATTCGCCGCAGTTCGCGAGAAAATGAACAATAAGCGCCGGGAAGATGAAGGGGACTTTGACTTCGCTCTGAGAGAGGAAGATCTGCTCTGCCGAAGGATCGTGAAAGAAAGCTTTAAACCGCTAAGGAAAAGTATAAAGAAATTCTCGTTTGTTGATGTCAAAGGCATATATGGCCAATTATTTGAGGGCGAAGCCGCTTATCAGGAGAAAACGAATGGGGCCGTAATCCCTCCGCTGTGGCTTGAAATATGCAGGCAAACTAAGGAAGTGTTGCTCCGGAACGAGTTGTTCTACGAGGATGCGACTCCGTATTTGTATGTAAAAGAACTGATCGAAGGCGTTCGGACGAACACGGAAATTCGGTATGTCTTCGTTGATGAGGGTCAGGATTATTCGTCGTTTCAATATGAATATCTAAAAAAACTGTTTCCCCGTGCCCGGATGACGGTGCTGGGTGATTCCGGCCAAGCGATCTTCATGCAGTCTACAAGTTTGGCCGTATCCGATTCTCCGCTGGTTCGGCTTTTCGGAGAAGCCGACACAAGCCTTGTCTGCCTTGTACGCAGCTATCGTTCAACTAGGGAGATTGTTGAATTTACGAAATTGATGCTTCCAGATGGAGAAGAAATTGCACCGTTTGATAGGGGAGGCCAAAAGCCCATACTGGCGAGACTGGACGGCGGGGAGAAGCGTGATACACAAATTCTGGCAGATATAACGGCGCTCATGGCCGAGGGCTTCGATTCCATCGCCGTCATCACGAAGACCGCGGCAGAAAGCCGTGAAGCCCATGAATCGTTACGGATTCATGGAGGAGAAGCGCTGCGTCTTATTACGAAGGAGACGCTGGGCTTTGAAAAAGGAGTGATGGTCATTCCCGTGTATCTTGCCAAGGGTGTCGAGTTCGATGCAGTCTTGGTCTATGATGCTTCGCCCGAAGCATACGGCCGGGACAACGAACGCAAGCTTCTATATACGGCGTGTACGCGGGCCATGCACCGGCTTCATCTATACACGACGGGCGATTGGTCGCCGTTCGTGCAGGCATTGCCTGAGAATCTGTACGAGAAAGCTCCATATTGA